In Vreelandella piezotolerans, one genomic interval encodes:
- a CDS encoding Lrp/AsnC family transcriptional regulator, translated as MSELDKKDAKLAALLQADGRVSNAQLAEHLHLSEATCWRRHKRLETLGVIEDYQAILNRRKVGASVLAFVQITCTQHSEAATAEFERIIQASSRVLSCHNTTGEADFLLQVVAKDLDDYSHFVETVLRQLPGVSSIRSNLSLREMKATSHLPVEELLGL; from the coding sequence ATGAGCGAATTGGATAAAAAGGATGCCAAATTGGCCGCGTTGCTCCAAGCCGATGGGCGTGTCTCCAACGCGCAGTTGGCCGAGCATCTTCACCTGAGCGAAGCCACCTGCTGGCGGCGTCACAAACGACTGGAAACGCTCGGCGTGATCGAGGACTATCAAGCTATCCTCAATCGACGCAAAGTCGGTGCCAGCGTTCTGGCCTTTGTGCAAATTACCTGCACCCAACACAGCGAAGCCGCGACGGCAGAGTTCGAGCGCATCATCCAGGCCAGCTCCCGGGTACTGAGCTGCCACAATACCACCGGCGAGGCCGATTTTTTACTGCAAGTGGTGGCCAAAGACCTGGACGACTACAGCCACTTCGTCGAAACGGTGCTGCGCCAGCTGCCTGGGGTGTCGAGCATCCGCTCCAACCTCTCGCTGAGGGAAATGAAAGCGACCAGTCATTTGCCGGTTGAGGAGTTGTTGGGGCTGTGA
- a CDS encoding helix-turn-helix domain-containing protein yields the protein MPRVLLLDDTDVQQAFAAHLRRLREQAKLSRAALAQRSNVPAPTIKKFETTGQISFRQLLLLWQSLDDLARLYALTQPNTLAAKQPSSIEEVLKEGLEV from the coding sequence ATGCCCCGTGTTCTGTTGTTAGACGATACCGATGTTCAGCAGGCCTTTGCTGCCCACCTACGCAGGTTGCGTGAGCAGGCCAAGCTATCCCGTGCGGCGCTGGCGCAGCGCAGCAACGTGCCCGCCCCCACCATCAAGAAATTCGAAACGACCGGCCAGATATCCTTTCGCCAACTGCTGTTGCTCTGGCAAAGCCTGGATGACCTGGCACGGCTCTATGCGCTGACCCAACCCAATACCCTCGCCGCTAAACAGCCCTCCTCCATCGAAGAGGTGCTCAAAGAGGGTCTAGAAGTTTGA
- a CDS encoding DUF3883 domain-containing protein — MSRAIAWSAREVEATVATYRQMLVAELSGQSYNKRALNRTLMAQLDGRSAGAIEFKHCNISAVLRDANCPYVDGYKPRSNYQQSLVDVVEELLLGNELVDRAARLAADLPVVDTVGIVDERIIVEPPRTTPPQQGVREFHADYSVRPPQKRDYLARETRNRELGLAGEHLVMRFEQHRLLQAGLDKLAERVEHVAVTEGDGLGFDIRSFEPDGRDRLIEVKTTAFAKECAFFITPNELNCSRTHSEHYHLFRLFNFRKGPKLFFLKGDLHEQLWLEPDSYRAGVR, encoded by the coding sequence ATGAGTCGAGCGATAGCTTGGAGTGCAAGGGAGGTAGAGGCAACCGTTGCTACCTACCGGCAGATGTTAGTAGCGGAACTGAGCGGGCAAAGTTATAACAAGCGTGCACTTAACCGAACACTGATGGCACAGCTTGATGGCCGCTCGGCCGGTGCCATTGAGTTCAAGCACTGTAATATCAGTGCAGTGTTGCGCGATGCTAACTGCCCCTATGTCGATGGCTACAAGCCTCGTAGTAACTATCAACAAAGCCTAGTTGACGTTGTCGAGGAGCTGTTGCTAGGCAACGAGCTCGTTGATCGAGCAGCACGTTTGGCTGCTGATCTCCCAGTGGTGGATACCGTTGGCATCGTCGATGAACGTATCATTGTCGAACCTCCTAGAACGACACCACCGCAACAAGGCGTTCGCGAATTTCATGCTGATTATTCGGTCCGCCCGCCGCAAAAACGCGACTACCTGGCTCGGGAAACCCGCAATCGTGAGCTAGGGCTTGCAGGTGAGCACCTAGTGATGCGGTTTGAGCAGCATCGGCTGCTCCAAGCAGGGCTGGATAAGCTGGCTGAGCGGGTAGAGCACGTCGCGGTGACTGAGGGCGATGGATTAGGGTTCGATATCCGCTCCTTCGAGCCTGACGGCCGTGACCGGCTGATCGAAGTCAAAACAACCGCGTTTGCCAAGGAGTGCGCGTTTTTCATCACACCTAACGAGCTAAACTGTTCGCGCACCCATTCTGAACACTATCATTTGTTCCGCCTGTTCAACTTCCGTAAGGGCCCGAAACTATTTTTCCTGAAAGGCGATCTCCACGAACAGCTCTGGCTGGAGCCCGATAGCTACCGCGCGGGAGTGCGTTGA
- a CDS encoding Y-family DNA polymerase, which translates to MMALIDCNNFYVSCERVFNPSLEGRPVGVLSNNDGCVVARSNELKALGVEMGAAMHLLTPEVRRQAVLLSSNYALYGDMSQRVTEVLGEFSPHVEVYSIDESFVGFQGFEVDTLEQRGQALRDTVKQWTGIPVSVGFAPTRVLAKVANHAAKKHPAYRDQGVCTLLAEGAPTKALLKQLPVTELWGIARRTSERLRVMGIETAWDLREADPKHIRRQFSVVQERIVWELRGQPSIQLDDMSQPKQQIMVSRSFGRLTNDPHQLREALRHHAARAGEKLRKQQSVTSAVMVFIRTNSFRTDLPQYRQRMVISLDRPTDDSREIIAAAVQGLRRLWRKGYAFHKVGLMLLDLSPKANRQLTLTETLQTDEEDKRSERLMNTMDMLNRELGRGAVQIGLARSNNAWSLRSERRTPRYTTQWGELLIARTGFKKLRTP; encoded by the coding sequence ATGATGGCCCTGATCGACTGCAACAATTTCTATGTCTCTTGCGAGCGGGTCTTCAACCCGTCACTGGAAGGTCGTCCCGTAGGGGTACTATCCAATAACGATGGTTGCGTCGTCGCACGCTCTAACGAATTAAAAGCGCTGGGCGTTGAAATGGGGGCTGCCATGCACCTGTTAACGCCGGAAGTGCGCCGCCAAGCCGTCCTGCTATCCAGCAACTATGCGTTGTATGGTGACATGTCCCAACGGGTAACTGAGGTGCTGGGGGAGTTTTCACCCCATGTAGAGGTGTACTCCATCGACGAAAGCTTTGTCGGGTTTCAGGGATTTGAGGTAGACACCCTGGAGCAACGAGGCCAAGCTCTGCGGGATACGGTGAAGCAGTGGACAGGTATACCTGTGTCAGTGGGTTTTGCGCCGACTCGGGTGTTGGCCAAGGTCGCCAATCATGCCGCTAAAAAACACCCTGCATATAGAGACCAAGGTGTATGCACGTTGCTTGCAGAAGGCGCGCCTACTAAAGCGTTGTTGAAGCAGTTGCCTGTCACCGAACTATGGGGCATTGCACGCCGCACCAGCGAGCGATTACGCGTCATGGGCATTGAGACTGCCTGGGACCTGCGAGAGGCAGACCCGAAACATATCCGTCGGCAATTTAGTGTGGTGCAGGAGCGCATTGTCTGGGAGTTGCGGGGGCAACCCTCCATTCAGCTAGATGACATGAGCCAGCCTAAACAACAGATCATGGTGTCTCGTTCGTTTGGGCGGCTTACCAACGATCCCCATCAGTTAAGGGAGGCGCTACGGCATCATGCTGCCAGGGCGGGCGAAAAACTTCGTAAGCAGCAAAGCGTCACCAGCGCCGTCATGGTGTTTATCCGCACAAACTCGTTTCGGACAGATTTACCCCAATATCGTCAACGAATGGTCATTTCTCTGGATCGGCCCACTGATGATAGTCGTGAGATCATCGCCGCTGCGGTACAGGGTTTGCGTCGTCTCTGGCGAAAAGGGTACGCCTTTCACAAAGTGGGTCTCATGCTGCTTGATCTATCGCCTAAAGCTAACCGACAGCTCACCCTCACTGAAACCCTTCAGACTGATGAAGAAGACAAACGTAGCGAACGACTGATGAACACTATGGACATGCTTAACCGTGAGCTAGGCAGAGGTGCTGTGCAAATTGGCTTGGCGCGCTCTAACAACGCATGGTCACTGCGAAGCGAGCGACGAACGCCGCGTTACACCACTCAGTGGGGCGAGCTGCTAATAGCAAGGACTGGATTCAAAAAATTAAGAACACCTTAG
- a CDS encoding LexA family protein has translation MTLPVTLLGQADAFTVSQPLPLYSCAVRAGFPSPADDHLDTDLDLHRYVVKRPAATYFVRSEGDSMIGDGIHHGDLLVVDRSLEALPGRIIVICVDGELTVKRLERVGQRTYLRASNPAYPPIPLDGREAHVWGVVTHVLHSFPGATLQ, from the coding sequence ATGACTTTGCCGGTAACATTGCTGGGACAAGCGGACGCTTTTACGGTATCGCAGCCCTTGCCGCTCTATTCCTGTGCCGTGCGCGCAGGCTTTCCCTCGCCTGCAGATGACCATTTGGATACCGATCTAGATCTTCACCGTTATGTAGTGAAACGGCCTGCTGCAACGTATTTCGTACGTTCTGAAGGAGATTCCATGATTGGTGATGGAATTCATCATGGGGATTTGCTGGTGGTGGATCGCAGTCTTGAGGCCTTGCCAGGGCGTATTATCGTGATCTGCGTGGACGGCGAGCTCACAGTAAAGCGCCTTGAGCGAGTAGGGCAGCGAACCTATCTCCGGGCAAGTAATCCTGCTTACCCGCCCATTCCCTTAGATGGTCGTGAGGCGCACGTCTGGGGCGTAGTGACTCATGTGCTTCACAGCTTTCCAGGGGCAACGCTGCAATGA
- a CDS encoding DUF932 domain-containing protein, with the protein MAHLVEHMAYVGDTPWHGLGQQLSRHQPLEVWQQQAGMNWHIEEAPVRFIAEGASHLGSIHSFPEQKVLYRSDTKAPLSVVSQRYKVVQPEEILEFYRDLTEYAGYELETAGVLKGGRKFWALARSGLSTSLKGQDEVNDYLLLATSCDGTLATMATPTTVRVVCNNTLQIAVDGTSQAVKVPHRSEFDPRAVKRQLGISVSQWNDFMYRMKALAERKIDHREAQHYFQAVMCGVETPLDDPSKLPNYRALNKVQKLYQGEGRGAHLVTAKDTAWGLLNAVTEYVDHEKRARSNDTRMDSAWFGQGAQMKQEALNTALALIS; encoded by the coding sequence ATGGCACATCTCGTTGAACACATGGCTTACGTTGGCGATACCCCTTGGCATGGCCTGGGGCAACAGCTGTCTCGTCATCAACCGTTAGAGGTCTGGCAGCAACAGGCCGGTATGAACTGGCATATCGAAGAAGCGCCGGTGCGCTTTATCGCCGAAGGAGCTAGCCACCTGGGCAGCATTCACTCATTCCCTGAGCAAAAGGTGCTCTACCGCTCAGATACCAAAGCACCGCTGTCGGTGGTGTCGCAGCGCTATAAGGTGGTGCAGCCCGAGGAGATTTTAGAGTTTTACCGTGACCTGACCGAGTACGCCGGGTATGAGCTAGAAACCGCTGGCGTGCTCAAAGGCGGTCGTAAGTTCTGGGCGCTAGCCCGTAGCGGCTTAAGCACGTCACTCAAAGGTCAGGATGAGGTCAATGACTATTTGCTGTTGGCCACTTCCTGCGATGGCACCCTTGCCACCATGGCCACGCCGACCACGGTGCGGGTGGTGTGCAACAACACGTTGCAAATTGCCGTCGATGGTACGTCACAAGCGGTGAAGGTGCCTCACCGTTCAGAGTTTGATCCGCGTGCCGTGAAGCGTCAGCTTGGCATTTCGGTGTCGCAGTGGAATGACTTCATGTATCGCATGAAAGCCCTAGCCGAGCGGAAAATTGATCACCGTGAAGCCCAACACTACTTCCAGGCGGTGATGTGCGGCGTGGAGACGCCGTTAGACGATCCTTCCAAACTGCCCAACTACCGAGCGCTCAACAAGGTACAGAAGCTCTACCAGGGCGAAGGGCGTGGTGCTCACTTGGTGACCGCAAAGGACACGGCCTGGGGCTTGCTCAATGCCGTGACTGAATACGTTGACCATGAAAAGCGCGCTCGCAGTAACGATACCCGTATGGACTCTGCCTGGTTCGGCCAAGGCGCACAGATGAAGCAGGAGGCGCTCAACACGGCGCTGGCACTGATCAGCTAA
- a CDS encoding ERF family protein, translating to MANKTNMVTQEASSLQAVPPTSSSSTTDSTAIIQVIERAALNPDVDIDKMERLLEMQERVMDRQAMMAYSAAMAGMQTELPSIEERGQTNNGCYATLEDIVDTVRPILQKHGFAVSFRIQTQERGIQVTGVLMHKDGHREETSMLLPADMSGNKNAVQAFGSSTSYGKRYVLCALLNITTRGQDDNGQTSTRAAVKRVTAFQAGQIQRLISQCPATTQEWFSGKYGTAVQVPQADFDKLRASLTKRAVK from the coding sequence ATGGCGAACAAGACAAACATGGTCACTCAAGAGGCATCATCTCTCCAGGCGGTGCCGCCTACCTCTTCTTCATCGACCACTGACAGTACCGCCATTATCCAAGTGATCGAGCGCGCGGCGCTTAACCCTGACGTCGATATCGACAAAATGGAGCGCCTGCTGGAAATGCAGGAACGGGTAATGGATCGTCAAGCCATGATGGCCTACAGCGCTGCTATGGCAGGGATGCAGACAGAGTTGCCCAGCATTGAAGAGCGTGGCCAAACCAACAACGGTTGCTATGCCACGCTGGAAGACATTGTCGATACCGTACGGCCCATCCTACAAAAGCACGGCTTCGCAGTGAGCTTCCGTATTCAGACACAGGAACGCGGCATTCAAGTGACGGGCGTGCTGATGCACAAGGACGGTCACCGTGAAGAGACCAGCATGCTATTACCTGCGGACATGAGCGGTAACAAAAACGCGGTCCAAGCCTTTGGATCGTCCACCAGCTACGGCAAGCGCTACGTACTGTGCGCCTTGCTCAACATCACCACTCGCGGGCAAGACGATAACGGTCAGACCAGCACACGTGCAGCCGTGAAGAGGGTTACAGCTTTTCAAGCGGGGCAGATTCAGCGTTTGATCAGCCAATGCCCAGCCACAACCCAAGAGTGGTTCAGCGGCAAATACGGCACTGCAGTTCAGGTGCCTCAGGCAGATTTCGACAAGCTCCGTGCATCCCTCACCAAGCGAGCCGTGAAATAG
- a CDS encoding lambda exonuclease family protein has product MKILTMPQGSPEWLAARLGRVTMSELKALLVNGKGPGGLGTGAITYMHQLIGERMTGELAEPFQGNAHTKRGQELESVARSLYRDMTGAPKPKEVGLILNHNVGYSPDSLIGTNGLLEIKTKLPKFQIEVLLSGEIPDEHVPQCQGGLWVSEREWIDFVSYWPGMPLFVKRAYRDEALIRTIAERVEVFHEEMERRISQVMAA; this is encoded by the coding sequence ATGAAGATACTCACCATGCCACAAGGCTCTCCTGAGTGGCTGGCGGCGCGTCTTGGGCGCGTCACCATGTCAGAACTCAAGGCACTGCTGGTGAACGGCAAAGGCCCCGGTGGGTTGGGTACCGGAGCCATTACCTACATGCACCAGTTGATCGGCGAGCGTATGACCGGCGAGCTGGCCGAGCCGTTTCAAGGCAATGCCCACACCAAGCGGGGCCAGGAGCTAGAGAGCGTCGCCCGCTCGCTGTATCGCGATATGACCGGCGCACCGAAGCCTAAAGAAGTGGGCCTGATCCTTAACCACAACGTAGGCTACTCACCGGATAGCTTGATTGGGACAAACGGCCTGCTGGAGATCAAAACCAAGCTGCCCAAGTTTCAGATCGAGGTACTGCTCAGTGGGGAAATACCCGACGAACACGTGCCCCAATGCCAGGGAGGGCTCTGGGTCAGTGAACGGGAATGGATCGATTTTGTGAGCTACTGGCCGGGTATGCCGCTGTTTGTGAAACGTGCCTACCGAGACGAGGCTCTGATCCGCACGATTGCCGAGCGGGTTGAGGTCTTTCATGAAGAGATGGAGCGACGCATCAGCCAAGTGATGGCAGCGTGA
- the radC gene encoding RadC family protein, which yields MPHSKLKAGEVAGTYLVTSPVTETDIIAMAKRFARRKLAKGRKITQPSQAFEHLQLLLQDYEYEVFSVLFLDSQHRVIRFEELFRGTIDSASVYPREVLKAALAYNAAAVILVHNHPSGDPEPSDADRRITERLKEALELMDIKVIDHVVVASEGCQSFAELGYL from the coding sequence ATGCCCCATAGCAAGCTCAAAGCCGGTGAAGTGGCGGGCACCTACTTAGTCACGTCACCTGTCACGGAAACTGACATCATCGCCATGGCCAAGCGGTTCGCACGCCGCAAGCTCGCCAAAGGCCGCAAGATTACTCAGCCTTCGCAGGCATTTGAGCACCTGCAGCTGTTGCTGCAGGACTATGAGTACGAAGTCTTCAGCGTGTTGTTTCTCGACAGCCAACACCGTGTTATCCGCTTTGAAGAGCTGTTTCGCGGAACCATTGATTCAGCCAGCGTGTACCCACGAGAGGTACTAAAGGCGGCACTCGCCTACAACGCCGCCGCAGTCATCCTCGTTCATAACCACCCCAGCGGTGATCCTGAGCCTAGCGATGCGGATCGGCGTATCACTGAGCGCCTGAAGGAAGCCTTGGAGCTAATGGATATCAAGGTGATTGATCACGTAGTGGTGGCGAGCGAAGGGTGCCAGTCATTTGCGGAGTTGGGGTATTTGTAG
- a CDS encoding DUF2933 domain-containing protein has protein sequence MNRIHHWMMTACLVIMGVAMFFLMWRGQSLGTGAWLLLPLTLCLGMHFLMHRHFGHHQRNKDEK, from the coding sequence ATGAACCGCATTCACCACTGGATGATGACTGCTTGCTTAGTAATTATGGGCGTGGCCATGTTCTTTCTAATGTGGCGCGGCCAGTCACTGGGCACTGGGGCCTGGCTGTTGCTTCCCCTGACACTCTGTCTTGGCATGCATTTCCTCATGCATCGCCATTTCGGTCATCATCAAAGAAATAAGGATGAGAAGTGA
- a CDS encoding heavy metal translocating P-type ATPase: MSDSPPNTITLTVPGMGSDHCAGIVRKTLERLDGVGEIQTNIANHHVSVTIEAGGPDGDTLKEAVEGAGYDVAAVSGGTGMQQVRLTVPGMGSDHCAGIIRSTLERLEGIESIDTNIASHRVSVSIAADGPDGDALKRAVEGAGYEVAAVQADEAEDADSDAEIEEAYLSQARKRLIIAAVPTTLIMLLMMPHMFWQPIPGYLAIIAVLAFPVVFLYGGIATHKSTWRSLKNGTFNMDVLISMGSLPPYLIGLVGFVYPMTSFIEMAATIMTFHLLGRYLEALAKGRASQAIRRLMTLGAKTARVERDGEEVEVAVKELAPGDIMVVRPGDKIPTDGEVVEGESHLDESIATGESIPVYKSTGDSVIGATINKEGRLRVKATRVGADTFLSQVVRLIDQAQGSRVPIQEFADRMTGRFVPAVLAISLASLIAWALFPDVLRPILDWGATFLPWVNPDASTPTLALIAAVAVLVIACPCALGLATPTALMVGSGIGAERGILIRSGEAIQTFKDVKVMVLDKTGTITRGEPKLTDAVTAEGVEETRLLTLAASVENASEHPIARAIVDGAKERDVKPGEVSDFRSTGARGVSGKVGDETVLIGNRRLLEEEGVTGLEALDDAMAELEGKGRTVVIVAADGQALGLVAVADTLKEKSVEAIRGMHDLGLHVVMITGDNERAARAVADEVGIDEVQAGVLPEGKVDAIRKLQEKHGNHVAMVGDGINDAAALKQANVGIAIGAGADVAIEAADVTLVRGELTAVVDAMHLSRATFGKIVQNLIWASAYNVAAIPIAAIGLLHPMIGVIAMTASSLSVIGNSLLLKRRFATNNPQGDAK; the protein is encoded by the coding sequence ATGAGCGATTCACCCCCCAACACGATCACCCTGACGGTCCCCGGCATGGGCAGTGACCACTGTGCCGGCATCGTGCGCAAGACGCTGGAACGCCTCGATGGCGTGGGCGAGATCCAGACCAATATCGCCAACCACCATGTCAGCGTGACCATCGAAGCAGGCGGGCCCGACGGCGACACCTTGAAGGAAGCCGTCGAAGGCGCCGGCTATGACGTGGCCGCCGTCAGTGGTGGTACCGGCATGCAACAGGTCCGCCTGACCGTTCCCGGCATGGGCTCGGACCACTGCGCCGGCATCATCCGCAGTACCCTGGAGCGGCTCGAGGGTATCGAATCAATCGACACCAATATCGCCAGCCATCGCGTCTCTGTGAGTATTGCCGCCGATGGCCCCGATGGCGATGCGCTCAAGCGCGCCGTGGAAGGGGCCGGCTATGAGGTGGCCGCCGTGCAGGCCGACGAGGCGGAGGATGCTGACAGCGACGCCGAGATCGAGGAGGCCTATCTTTCCCAGGCCCGCAAGCGGCTGATCATCGCTGCGGTACCCACCACCCTGATCATGCTGCTGATGATGCCGCACATGTTCTGGCAGCCGATTCCCGGCTACCTGGCCATCATCGCCGTGCTGGCCTTCCCGGTGGTGTTTCTCTATGGCGGTATCGCCACCCACAAGTCGACCTGGCGCTCGCTGAAGAACGGCACCTTCAACATGGACGTGCTGATCTCCATGGGCAGCCTGCCGCCCTACTTGATCGGCCTAGTCGGCTTCGTCTACCCCATGACCTCATTCATCGAGATGGCCGCCACCATCATGACCTTCCACCTGCTGGGCCGTTACCTGGAGGCACTCGCCAAGGGACGCGCCTCCCAGGCCATCCGCCGCCTAATGACCCTGGGTGCCAAGACAGCACGCGTCGAGCGCGATGGCGAGGAAGTCGAGGTGGCGGTGAAGGAGCTGGCCCCGGGCGACATCATGGTCGTGCGCCCCGGCGACAAGATCCCCACCGACGGCGAGGTGGTCGAGGGCGAGAGCCATCTCGACGAGTCCATCGCCACCGGCGAGTCGATACCGGTCTACAAGAGCACCGGCGACAGCGTGATCGGCGCCACCATCAACAAGGAGGGCCGATTGCGGGTCAAGGCGACCCGCGTCGGCGCCGATACTTTTCTCTCCCAAGTGGTGCGTCTGATCGACCAGGCTCAGGGCTCACGGGTGCCAATCCAAGAATTCGCCGACCGTATGACCGGCCGCTTCGTGCCAGCGGTACTGGCTATTTCACTGGCTAGCCTGATTGCATGGGCGCTGTTTCCAGACGTCCTGCGGCCGATTCTGGACTGGGGCGCGACCTTCCTGCCTTGGGTGAATCCAGATGCCAGCACACCAACGCTAGCCCTGATTGCCGCCGTCGCCGTGCTTGTCATCGCCTGTCCCTGCGCCCTCGGCCTAGCCACCCCCACCGCGCTGATGGTCGGCTCCGGCATCGGTGCCGAGCGTGGCATCCTGATCCGCTCCGGCGAAGCGATCCAGACCTTCAAGGACGTCAAAGTGATGGTGCTCGACAAGACCGGCACCATTACCCGCGGCGAGCCGAAGCTCACCGATGCCGTCACCGCCGAAGGAGTCGAGGAAACGCGCCTGCTGACCCTCGCCGCGAGCGTGGAGAACGCCTCGGAGCACCCCATCGCCCGGGCCATCGTGGATGGTGCTAAGGAACGCGATGTGAAGCCCGGTGAAGTCAGCGATTTTCGCTCCACCGGAGCGCGGGGCGTCTCGGGCAAGGTGGGCGATGAAACCGTGCTGATCGGCAATCGTCGACTGCTGGAAGAGGAAGGCGTGACAGGCCTTGAGGCTCTTGATGACGCCATGGCAGAGCTCGAGGGCAAGGGGCGCACCGTTGTGATCGTCGCCGCCGACGGTCAGGCCCTGGGCCTGGTGGCAGTGGCCGATACCCTCAAGGAAAAATCCGTAGAGGCCATCCGCGGCATGCATGACCTGGGCCTGCACGTGGTGATGATCACCGGCGACAACGAGCGCGCCGCCCGTGCCGTAGCAGACGAGGTGGGCATCGACGAGGTTCAGGCCGGGGTGTTGCCGGAAGGTAAGGTCGATGCCATCCGTAAACTTCAGGAGAAACATGGCAACCACGTGGCCATGGTCGGCGATGGCATCAATGATGCCGCGGCGTTGAAGCAAGCCAACGTTGGCATAGCCATCGGCGCGGGGGCAGATGTGGCCATTGAGGCCGCCGATGTGACCCTGGTGCGCGGCGAACTGACCGCCGTGGTGGATGCCATGCACCTATCTCGCGCCACCTTCGGCAAAATCGTCCAAAACCTGATCTGGGCCAGCGCTTATAACGTGGCAGCCATTCCCATCGCCGCGATTGGTCTGCTGCACCCGATGATCGGCGTCATCGCCATGACCGCAAGCTCTCTCTCCGTCATTGGCAACTCGCTGCTACTCAAGCGGCGCTTCGCCACAAACAACCCACAAGGAGACGCCAAATGA
- a CDS encoding Spy/CpxP family protein refolding chaperone produces the protein MEIRKHTLALGLALALGASGSGIALAQSMPTNQPNQGSGMTGGSGGQGGMGPDMMGGMMGGGQGDMGPGMMGGMMSGGQGGMGPGMMKGMMGGGMMTCPMMGGAGMGMMREVLDPEQHDEMRALMQEHRPAQFERMGRLMNLREDLMAEMRGERPDPEEVQALHGRMAELHGEMMAERVRLENTMNDLLTDEQRQQLQQATPESDVDPEDHEAHH, from the coding sequence ATGGAAATTCGCAAGCATACTCTCGCTCTCGGACTCGCCCTGGCACTCGGTGCCAGTGGTAGCGGCATCGCTCTCGCCCAGAGCATGCCGACCAATCAGCCCAATCAGGGTAGCGGCATGACGGGCGGCAGCGGCGGCCAAGGCGGCATGGGCCCTGACATGATGGGCGGAATGATGGGCGGCGGCCAGGGCGACATGGGGCCCGGCATGATGGGGGGAATGATGAGTGGCGGCCAGGGCGGCATGGGGCCCGGCATGATGAAAGGCATGATGGGTGGCGGGATGATGACCTGCCCGATGATGGGAGGCGCCGGCATGGGCATGATGCGGGAGGTGCTCGACCCGGAGCAGCACGACGAGATGCGCGCGCTGATGCAGGAGCATCGCCCCGCCCAGTTCGAGCGCATGGGCCGCCTGATGAACCTACGCGAGGACCTGATGGCGGAGATGCGCGGCGAGCGCCCCGATCCTGAGGAGGTCCAGGCCCTGCACGGTCGGATGGCCGAGCTTCACGGCGAGATGATGGCCGAGAGGGTGCGTCTGGAAAATACCATGAACGACCTGCTCACCGACGAGCAACGCCAGCAGCTTCAGCAGGCCACCCCTGAGAGTGACGTCGACCCCGAGGACCACGAGGCCCATCACTGA
- a CDS encoding ATPase — protein MIHGSTETYAVDDSRIITDGSDFFRASLAAQEAEMQRVVARFEQTTDAKALKTYVYDYLEHKPIRTHRTCDAPYSTLSVDDICREVFDFHEQTINLYRTLVGKAEIPEAKELLDSLLALEEHEAMRLVRQTGRMNDV, from the coding sequence TTGATCCATGGCAGCACTGAAACCTATGCAGTTGACGATAGCCGTATTATCACTGATGGCAGTGACTTTTTCAGAGCTTCCTTAGCTGCACAGGAAGCGGAAATGCAGCGCGTTGTGGCGCGTTTTGAACAGACTACTGACGCGAAAGCATTAAAAACCTACGTTTATGACTATTTGGAGCATAAACCTATCCGTACGCATCGTACCTGCGATGCGCCCTATTCCACGCTAAGTGTTGACGACATTTGCCGAGAGGTTTTTGATTTCCATGAACAAACGATAAACCTTTATCGAACCCTCGTTGGCAAAGCGGAAATTCCTGAGGCTAAAGAGCTCTTAGATTCCCTTTTAGCACTTGAAGAGCACGAAGCCATGCGCCTTGTTCGCCAAACGGGGAGAATGAACGATGTCTGA